One region of Candidatus Binatia bacterium genomic DNA includes:
- the kdsB gene encoding 3-deoxy-manno-octulosonate cytidylyltransferase: MGSSVVAIVPARFESTRLPGKPLAVIAGKPMVQHVYERTCAVRGVDRTLVATDDERVAAAVRAFGGEVVMTRASHPSGTDRIAEVAEALSAEVVVNVQGDLPFLDPAMVDAAIAPVVTDDTLPMATVKTAIRSRAEMDNPNVVKVVTARNGDALYFSRSPLPYWRAAAGAELGFRHIGLYVYRRAFLLRFARLAPTPLEQAEKLEQLRALEWGYRIRVEETGWDGIEVDTPEDLERARALTAA, translated from the coding sequence ATGGGCTCGAGTGTGGTTGCCATTGTACCGGCGCGCTTTGAGTCCACCCGTCTCCCCGGAAAGCCATTGGCCGTGATCGCCGGAAAGCCGATGGTACAACATGTCTACGAGCGCACCTGTGCGGTGCGCGGTGTCGACCGGACGCTGGTGGCGACCGACGACGAACGGGTCGCGGCGGCGGTGCGCGCCTTCGGGGGCGAGGTGGTCATGACCCGGGCCTCGCATCCGTCCGGCACGGATCGCATCGCGGAGGTGGCCGAAGCGTTGTCGGCCGAGGTGGTCGTGAACGTGCAGGGCGACCTGCCGTTCCTCGATCCCGCCATGGTCGACGCGGCGATCGCTCCGGTGGTGACGGACGATACGCTGCCGATGGCGACGGTAAAGACCGCCATTCGTTCGCGAGCCGAGATGGACAATCCGAACGTCGTCAAGGTGGTTACCGCCCGCAACGGCGACGCCCTGTACTTCTCGCGCAGCCCGTTGCCATACTGGCGCGCGGCGGCCGGCGCGGAACTTGGCTTCCGCCACATCGGCCTGTACGTCTATCGGCGGGCTTTCCTGCTCCGCTTCGCTCGACTCGCGCCGACGCCGCTGGAGCAGGCTGAGAAACTCGAACAACTGCGGGCTTTAGAGTGGGGTTATCGGATTCGGGTCGAGGAGACGGGTTGGGACGGCATCGAAGTGGACACGCCCGAGGACCTCGAACGGGCCCGGGCGCTGACGGCGGCATAG
- the pyrF gene encoding orotidine-5'-phosphate decarboxylase, whose translation MSLRWPFGLRRGAMRNRLILALDVASVKEAMHLVNALVGEVGLFKVGKQLFLHAGPQVVRAIRDRGGEVFLDLKFHDIPRTVAKAAAEATRMGVRMFDVHASGSLEMMRRTVSEVNKVCRAEGIRRPKVLAVTVLTSLNRDDLKRVGVVRGVESQVVRLATLAREASMDGVVASPLEIGPIRKACGGGFLIVTPGIRTEGDDLDDQKRANTPEAAMQAGADYIVVGQPIREAADPVAAARDIVAAMERGVRLPDRRPRTQESNR comes from the coding sequence ATGAGCCTGCGCTGGCCCTTCGGGTTGCGCCGCGGCGCCATGCGCAACCGCCTGATCCTCGCTCTCGACGTCGCCTCGGTTAAGGAGGCCATGCACCTCGTCAACGCCCTGGTCGGCGAGGTCGGCCTGTTCAAGGTCGGCAAACAGCTCTTCCTGCACGCCGGGCCGCAGGTCGTGCGGGCGATCCGCGATCGCGGCGGCGAAGTATTCCTCGACCTCAAGTTCCACGACATCCCGCGCACCGTCGCCAAGGCCGCCGCGGAGGCGACCCGCATGGGCGTCAGGATGTTCGACGTCCACGCCTCGGGCAGCCTCGAAATGATGCGACGGACGGTGTCGGAGGTGAATAAGGTCTGCCGCGCCGAGGGAATCCGCCGGCCCAAGGTGCTCGCGGTAACCGTTCTGACCAGCCTGAATCGGGACGATCTGAAGCGGGTCGGGGTAGTGCGCGGGGTCGAGAGCCAGGTCGTTCGTCTCGCCACCCTCGCCCGCGAGGCGAGCATGGACGGTGTGGTCGCCTCGCCGCTCGAGATCGGCCCGATCCGCAAGGCGTGCGGCGGCGGATTCCTGATCGTCACTCCGGGCATCCGCACGGAGGGCGACGACCTCGACGATCAGAAACGGGCCAACACGCCCGAGGCCGCCATGCAAGCGGGAGCCGATTATATCGTCGTCGGCCAGCCGATTCGCGAAGCCGCGGATCCCGTGGCCGCCGCGCGCGACATCGTTGCCGCGATGGAACGGGGCGTGCGGCTCCCGGATCGCCGCCCTCGCACCCAGGAGAGCAACCGGTAG
- a CDS encoding proline--tRNA ligase, with amino-acid sequence MRYRQTLIPTLKEDPADAEVVSHKLMVRAGMIRQVARGIYDFLPLGLRVVRKVEDIVRAEMNRAGAQEILMPAICPAELWIESGRWDQYGKELLRMKDRYDRDFCFGPTHEEIVTDIVRREIRSYRDLPLNLYQIQVKFRDEVRPRFGLMRGREFIMKDAYSFHPDIEDCRREYQHMAATYRRIFERCGLTTRQVESDTGAIGGRQAHEFQVLADSGEDAIVSCTGCDYAANVEKAEVGDAPPPHRVTTAGMKKVRTPEKRTIDEVAGFLAMPPERFVKTLVYVTSDGATLAVLCRGDHEVSDVKLKSFLGASWIALADAATVEQATGSAVGFAGPLGLRCRIVADTGVRGLTGAVIGANEEDHHFVDVDVDRDLGSLEFADLRLARAGDPCPRCPAGTFAGHRGIEVGNIFYLGTKYSAAMKATFLDAQGQERPLEMGCYGIGITRTAAAAVEQYHDDNGIVWPMPLAPAHVHLLPVNIGEAPLREAAENLYRGLSAAGVEVLFDDREERPGIKFKDADLLGLPLRVTVGQKSLQRGCVELKRRTETAAHDLPLADAVDRLAEIVRAERNP; translated from the coding sequence GTGCGCTACCGACAGACACTCATTCCGACCCTCAAGGAAGACCCCGCCGACGCCGAAGTCGTGAGTCACAAGCTCATGGTGCGCGCCGGCATGATCCGCCAGGTCGCGCGCGGCATCTACGACTTCCTCCCGCTCGGCCTGCGGGTCGTGCGCAAGGTCGAGGACATCGTGCGGGCCGAAATGAACCGTGCCGGCGCGCAGGAGATCCTGATGCCGGCGATCTGCCCCGCCGAACTCTGGATCGAAAGCGGTCGCTGGGATCAGTACGGCAAAGAGCTGCTGCGCATGAAAGACCGCTACGACCGCGACTTCTGCTTCGGCCCCACGCACGAGGAGATCGTTACCGACATTGTCCGACGGGAAATCCGCTCCTACCGCGACCTGCCGCTCAACCTCTACCAGATCCAGGTCAAGTTCCGCGACGAGGTGAGACCGCGCTTCGGCCTCATGCGCGGGCGCGAGTTCATCATGAAGGACGCCTACTCCTTCCACCCCGATATCGAGGACTGCCGGCGCGAGTACCAGCACATGGCGGCGACGTACCGGCGTATCTTCGAGCGCTGTGGGCTGACCACGCGGCAGGTCGAGTCGGACACCGGCGCGATCGGCGGCCGCCAGGCCCACGAGTTCCAGGTGCTGGCCGACTCCGGCGAGGACGCCATTGTCAGTTGTACCGGGTGCGACTACGCCGCCAATGTCGAGAAGGCCGAGGTCGGCGACGCACCGCCGCCGCATCGGGTGACCACCGCGGGAATGAAGAAGGTGCGCACCCCGGAGAAGCGGACCATCGACGAGGTGGCTGGATTTCTGGCCATGCCGCCGGAAAGGTTCGTGAAGACGCTGGTCTACGTGACCAGCGACGGGGCGACCCTCGCCGTACTCTGCCGCGGCGACCACGAGGTCAGCGACGTCAAGCTCAAGAGTTTCCTCGGGGCGTCCTGGATTGCCCTTGCCGATGCCGCGACGGTCGAGCAGGCGACCGGTTCCGCGGTGGGCTTTGCCGGACCGTTGGGCCTGCGCTGCCGCATCGTGGCCGATACGGGGGTGCGCGGTCTAACCGGCGCCGTGATCGGCGCCAACGAGGAAGACCACCACTTCGTCGACGTCGACGTCGACCGCGACCTCGGCTCGCTCGAGTTCGCCGACCTGCGTCTGGCGCGCGCCGGCGACCCCTGTCCGCGCTGCCCCGCGGGCACGTTCGCGGGCCACCGCGGCATCGAAGTCGGCAACATCTTCTACCTCGGCACCAAGTACTCCGCCGCCATGAAGGCAACCTTCCTCGATGCTCAGGGTCAGGAACGACCGCTCGAAATGGGCTGTTACGGCATCGGCATCACGCGCACCGCGGCCGCCGCCGTCGAGCAGTACCACGACGACAACGGCATCGTCTGGCCCATGCCCCTCGCTCCCGCGCACGTCCATCTCCTGCCGGTCAACATCGGCGAAGCGCCGCTGCGGGAAGCCGCGGAAAACCTCTACCGGGGACTGAGCGCGGCCGGGGTCGAGGTCCTTTTCGACGACCGCGAGGAACGGCCGGGAATCAAGTTCAAGGACGCCGACCTGCTCGGACTGCCCCTGCGCGTCACGGTCGGACAGAAGAGCCTGCAACGCGGCTGCGTCGAACTGAAGCGACGGACGGAGACGGCGGCTCACGACCTGCCGCTCGCCGACGCTGTCGACCGCCTCGCCGAGATCGTGCGCGCCGAGCGGAACCCATGA
- the kdsA gene encoding 3-deoxy-8-phosphooctulonate synthase — MPRTREVSIGGVHVGGGRPLAFIGGPCVIESRDHALRHAAALTAMARRLGVPFVYKSSFDKANRTSSASYRGPGLDAGLDILAAVKRETGTPVLTDVHERGQARVAAAVVDVLQIPAFLCRQTDFLEDVARAGKPVNVKKAQFLAPWDMGNVIEKLAATGNEQLLVSERGATFGYNNLVADMRSLVALREFGYPVVFDAGHSVQLPGGLGTASGGQRQYIAPLARAAVAVGVDALFLEVHEDPERALSDGPNSYRLDEVETLLRELIRIDAAVRKS, encoded by the coding sequence ATGCCGCGCACGCGCGAGGTGTCCATCGGCGGCGTGCACGTCGGCGGCGGCAGGCCGCTGGCGTTCATCGGCGGTCCGTGCGTGATCGAGAGCCGCGACCACGCCCTGCGGCACGCGGCGGCGCTGACCGCCATGGCCCGCCGTTTGGGCGTGCCGTTCGTCTACAAGTCGTCGTTCGACAAGGCGAACCGCACCTCGAGTGCGTCGTATCGCGGTCCCGGCCTCGACGCCGGCCTCGATATTCTCGCGGCCGTGAAACGCGAGACCGGCACGCCGGTGCTGACCGATGTACACGAGCGCGGGCAGGCGCGGGTCGCCGCGGCGGTGGTTGACGTGCTGCAGATTCCCGCCTTCCTGTGCCGGCAGACCGATTTCCTCGAGGATGTGGCGCGGGCGGGAAAACCCGTGAACGTCAAGAAAGCGCAGTTCCTGGCGCCCTGGGACATGGGCAACGTTATCGAGAAGCTGGCGGCAACCGGGAACGAGCAACTGCTGGTCAGCGAGCGCGGCGCCACCTTCGGGTATAACAACCTCGTTGCCGATATGCGTTCGCTGGTGGCGCTGCGCGAGTTTGGCTACCCGGTCGTGTTCGACGCCGGCCACAGCGTGCAGCTTCCGGGGGGACTGGGCACGGCCTCGGGGGGGCAGCGACAGTACATTGCGCCGCTGGCGCGCGCGGCGGTTGCGGTCGGCGTCGATGCACTGTTCCTCGAAGTCCACGAGGACCCCGAGCGCGCGCTCAGCGATGGGCCGAACTCTTACCGGCTCGACGAGGTCGAGACCCTGCTGCGGGAGCTGATCCGCATCGATGCGGCGGTCAGGAAAAGCTGA
- a CDS encoding 6-phosphofructokinase, translating to MSKEKAAILVGGGPAPGINSVIGAATIRYLVEGVEVVGLRDGFEWIMQGDTGHVVPLSIELVSRIHFRGGSFIGISRANPTKNPADLETAVATLQKLGVTQLITIGGDDTAFSAMKLAEKSAGRLRVVHVPKTIDNDLDLPPDIDTFGFQTARHVGVELVKNLMVDAHTTTRWYIVISMGRKAGHLALGIGKAAGATLTLIGEEFGQKVSLKTIVDTLACAIVKRRAEGRRDGVAIVAEGLVLDIDPSELSDLKDVERDAHGNIRLAEIDIGEMLKKAVVARLKGLNIKATVVSKNIGYELRCADPIPYDMEYTRDLGYCAAKYLLDGGDAVMVSLQGGHFVPIPFKQLLDPNTGRAKIRLVDIRSTRYAIARRYMIRLRRDDFESPDGLEKIARATGLSVEEFTRQFGYLVESEPPPLVLQRPAG from the coding sequence ATGAGCAAGGAGAAGGCGGCGATCCTCGTTGGCGGCGGGCCGGCACCGGGCATCAACAGCGTGATCGGCGCGGCCACGATCCGCTACCTCGTCGAGGGCGTTGAGGTGGTCGGGCTCCGCGACGGGTTCGAATGGATCATGCAGGGCGACACGGGTCACGTGGTCCCGCTGTCGATCGAGCTCGTCAGCCGTATCCACTTCCGCGGCGGATCGTTCATCGGAATCTCGCGCGCCAACCCGACCAAGAACCCGGCGGACCTGGAGACCGCCGTCGCCACCTTGCAGAAACTCGGCGTAACGCAGCTGATCACCATCGGCGGCGACGACACGGCGTTTTCGGCGATGAAGCTGGCGGAGAAGTCGGCCGGGCGGTTGCGCGTCGTTCACGTTCCGAAGACCATCGACAACGACCTCGACCTGCCACCCGATATCGACACGTTCGGATTCCAGACCGCCCGCCATGTCGGCGTCGAACTGGTCAAGAACCTCATGGTCGACGCGCACACGACGACGCGCTGGTACATCGTCATTTCCATGGGCCGCAAGGCGGGGCATCTGGCGCTCGGCATCGGCAAGGCCGCCGGCGCCACGCTGACGCTGATCGGCGAGGAGTTCGGCCAGAAGGTCAGTTTGAAGACGATCGTCGACACGCTGGCGTGTGCGATCGTCAAGCGCCGGGCCGAGGGCCGCCGCGACGGTGTGGCCATCGTCGCCGAGGGGCTGGTGCTGGACATCGACCCCTCCGAGCTGTCGGATCTCAAGGACGTCGAGCGCGACGCGCACGGCAACATCCGCCTCGCCGAAATCGACATCGGGGAGATGCTCAAGAAGGCGGTTGTCGCTCGCCTCAAAGGGCTCAATATCAAGGCAACCGTGGTGTCCAAGAACATCGGCTACGAATTGCGCTGCGCCGATCCGATTCCGTACGACATGGAGTACACGCGCGACCTGGGCTACTGCGCCGCCAAGTACCTCCTCGACGGCGGCGACGCGGTGATGGTGTCGCTGCAGGGCGGGCACTTCGTGCCCATACCGTTCAAGCAGTTGTTGGACCCGAACACCGGACGCGCGAAGATCCGGCTCGTCGACATCCGATCGACACGCTACGCGATCGCGCGCCGCTACATGATCCGCCTGCGGCGCGATGACTTCGAAAGTCCGGACGGCCTGGAGAAAATTGCCCGAGCCACCGGACTCTCGGTCGAGGAGTTCACGCGCCAGTTCGGCTACCTCGTCGAGTCGGAGCCGCCGCCGCTCGTGTTGCAGCGGCCGGCGGGGTGA
- a CDS encoding aldehyde dehydrogenase family protein, protein MSYGSAAVAEQDAAGTTGAVEVFERARAGARSLRRLSVAERVRHIAALRDVVLRRREEIVDRIQQDTGKTRSDALISEVFGVLDNLAWLETAAVKALRDRKVHTPPALMGKTSWIWYEPLGTILIVSPWNYPFYQALVPIAVAVVTGNTVVYKPSEWTPLRGLVEDLLAEAQFAPNWVQIAYGDGRVGAELIDQRPDKIMFTGSTRTGRKILAQAANHLVPVELELGGKDAMVVFADANLERAAAGAAWGALTNTGQSCTSVERIYVQDAVYPAFRDALVRAVQRVKQEVDRDGDADIGAMTTDFQVRVVREQVEDARRKGARFLTGESWDGTSRLIPPMVVDNVSSDMLLIREETFGPLLPLVPFSDEAEAIRLAEGSEYGLTASVWSKDLARARRVARALRTGGVSINNVMVTEGNPALPFGGVKQSGFGRYKGEAGLHAFCNLKSVIVDKDSGKIEANWYPYTSEKYRLFSALTVSLFGRDRLSLLKFALAGLRLERYSKTATRRGRE, encoded by the coding sequence ATGAGCTACGGATCTGCGGCTGTAGCCGAACAAGACGCTGCCGGCACGACTGGCGCGGTCGAGGTCTTCGAACGGGCGCGTGCGGGTGCCCGTTCGTTGAGGCGCTTGAGCGTGGCGGAGCGTGTCCGTCACATTGCGGCCCTGCGTGACGTTGTCCTGCGGCGCCGCGAGGAGATCGTCGACCGGATCCAGCAGGATACCGGGAAGACACGCTCGGACGCCCTGATCTCCGAGGTGTTCGGGGTTCTCGACAATCTCGCGTGGCTCGAGACGGCCGCCGTCAAGGCGCTGCGCGACCGCAAAGTGCACACGCCTCCGGCGTTGATGGGGAAGACGTCGTGGATCTGGTACGAGCCCCTCGGCACGATCCTGATCGTCTCGCCATGGAACTACCCCTTTTACCAGGCCCTGGTGCCGATTGCCGTGGCCGTCGTTACCGGCAACACGGTGGTGTACAAGCCGTCGGAATGGACGCCGTTGCGGGGGCTGGTCGAGGACCTGCTCGCCGAGGCGCAGTTCGCACCCAACTGGGTGCAGATTGCCTACGGTGACGGCCGGGTGGGTGCGGAACTGATCGACCAGCGGCCCGACAAGATCATGTTCACGGGGAGCACGCGCACGGGCCGCAAGATCCTCGCGCAGGCGGCCAACCACCTCGTCCCGGTCGAGCTCGAACTCGGCGGCAAGGACGCCATGGTGGTGTTTGCCGACGCCAACCTCGAGCGGGCCGCGGCGGGTGCGGCGTGGGGCGCTCTGACGAACACCGGGCAGTCGTGTACGTCGGTGGAGAGAATCTACGTGCAGGATGCCGTGTACCCGGCCTTCCGCGACGCGCTGGTCCGCGCCGTGCAACGCGTGAAGCAGGAGGTGGATCGGGACGGCGACGCGGACATCGGCGCAATGACGACTGATTTTCAGGTGCGCGTCGTGCGCGAGCAGGTCGAGGACGCCCGCCGCAAAGGGGCGCGATTTCTCACCGGCGAGTCCTGGGACGGAACCTCGCGATTGATTCCGCCCATGGTGGTCGACAACGTGAGCAGCGACATGCTGCTGATTCGCGAGGAGACGTTCGGGCCTTTGCTGCCGCTGGTGCCTTTCTCCGACGAGGCCGAGGCGATCCGTCTGGCGGAGGGTTCCGAGTACGGGCTTACCGCCAGTGTCTGGTCGAAGGATCTCGCACGGGCACGTCGCGTGGCGCGCGCCCTGCGTACCGGGGGGGTCTCGATCAACAACGTCATGGTCACCGAAGGCAACCCGGCGTTGCCGTTCGGCGGCGTCAAACAGAGCGGCTTCGGGCGGTACAAGGGCGAGGCCGGGTTGCACGCCTTCTGCAATCTGAAGTCGGTGATCGTCGACAAGGACAGCGGCAAGATCGAGGCCAACTGGTATCCGTACACGAGCGAGAAGTATCGGTTGTTCTCCGCGCTCACGGTCAGCCTGTTTGGGCGTGACCGGCTGTCCTTGCTCAAGTTCGCGCTGGCCGGCCTGCGTCTGGAGCGGTACTCGAAGACGGCGACGCGACGGGGCCGGGAGTAG
- a CDS encoding M20 family peptidase, whose amino-acid sequence MRRIIVLLCLGIAALVAAIAVRTLVFPSRQIAVSPAPPLNIDRDAAARRLADALKFKTVSNQDPAQLDPAAFKALHTYLAERFPRVHANLTRETVSDFSLLYRWAGKDPARQPILLLAHLDVVPVEPGTEKDWTHPPFGGVIADGFVWGRGALDDKASLLGTLEAVEFLLAQGFQPDATVYLAFGHDEEVGGDDGAMKIAELLEARGVQAEFALDEGGLILGDGLDLPRPVAVVGTAEKGSVTLALTARTHGGHSSVPPDDTAVSVLAAAITRLVNRQMPRHFRGVTDDLFAYLGPEMPLPQRAAFANLWLFAPLVEWALSANPATNAMLRTTTAPTMLDAGVKENVLPSAARAVVNFRILPGDTVQDVIDHTRHVVADERIEIATLPGAREPTAESPVDAPPFAQLQRTVAEVFPEALFAPHLTVGGTDVRSYSAVTPNLYRFLPIVAGDADRARVHGTDERIGVDAYARAIAFTTRLIQNAAGKRDGAR is encoded by the coding sequence ATGCGACGCATTATCGTCTTGCTGTGTCTGGGCATCGCCGCACTCGTGGCCGCGATAGCCGTGCGCACCCTGGTGTTTCCTTCCCGGCAGATCGCCGTCTCACCGGCACCGCCGTTGAACATCGATCGGGATGCCGCCGCCCGACGCCTCGCCGACGCCCTGAAGTTCAAGACCGTCTCGAACCAGGACCCGGCCCAGCTCGATCCGGCCGCTTTCAAGGCCCTCCACACCTACCTGGCCGAACGCTTCCCGCGGGTTCACGCCAACCTCACGCGCGAAACGGTGAGCGACTTTTCGCTTCTGTACCGCTGGGCAGGCAAGGACCCTGCGCGACAGCCGATCCTGCTCCTTGCGCATCTGGACGTCGTGCCCGTGGAGCCGGGCACCGAAAAGGACTGGACACATCCCCCATTCGGGGGCGTCATCGCCGACGGGTTCGTCTGGGGCCGCGGGGCACTCGACGACAAGGCGTCGCTGCTCGGTACGCTCGAAGCGGTCGAATTCCTGCTCGCGCAGGGGTTCCAACCCGACGCCACCGTCTACCTCGCCTTCGGACACGACGAAGAGGTCGGCGGCGACGACGGCGCCATGAAGATCGCCGAGCTGCTCGAGGCGCGCGGAGTACAAGCGGAGTTCGCTCTCGATGAGGGCGGACTGATTCTGGGTGACGGCCTCGATCTACCCCGGCCGGTGGCCGTGGTCGGAACGGCCGAGAAGGGGTCGGTAACGCTGGCGCTGACCGCAAGAACGCACGGCGGGCACTCCTCGGTGCCGCCGGACGATACCGCCGTGAGCGTACTTGCGGCGGCGATCACGCGGCTCGTGAATCGCCAGATGCCACGCCATTTCCGCGGCGTCACCGACGATCTGTTCGCTTACCTGGGACCCGAAATGCCACTGCCGCAACGCGCCGCGTTCGCCAACCTGTGGCTGTTCGCCCCGCTCGTCGAATGGGCACTCAGCGCCAACCCGGCCACCAACGCGATGCTGCGAACGACGACGGCGCCGACCATGCTCGACGCCGGCGTCAAGGAGAACGTCCTGCCCTCGGCAGCACGGGCCGTGGTCAACTTCCGCATCCTCCCGGGCGACACGGTGCAGGACGTGATCGATCATACCCGCCATGTGGTCGCCGACGAGCGCATCGAGATCGCCACCCTGCCCGGCGCCCGCGAGCCAACGGCGGAGTCGCCCGTCGACGCGCCTCCCTTCGCGCAACTGCAACGCACCGTAGCAGAGGTCTTTCCCGAAGCGTTGTTCGCGCCCCACCTGACCGTGGGCGGCACCGATGTGCGCAGCTATTCGGCCGTCACGCCCAACCTCTACCGGTTCCTCCCGATAGTGGCCGGCGATGCCGACCGGGCGCGGGTCCACGGCACCGACGAACGCATCGGCGTCGACGCCTACGCTCGCGCGATCGCATTTACGACCCGGCTGATCCAGAATGCCGCCGGGAAAAGGGACGGGGCGAGGTAG
- a CDS encoding CTP synthase has translation MANDQNRTKFIFVTGGVVSSIGKGLASASIGALLESRGLKVTIVKMDPYINVDPGTMSPFQHGEVFVTDDGAETDLDLGHYERFLTSRMSQKNNFTTGQVYDRVIAMERRGEYLGGTVQVIPHITDEIKRRIMEAAEGYDICIGEVGGTVGDIEGLPFLEAIRQVRGDRGRENVLYVHITLLPYISAAGEVKTKPTQHSVKELTGLGIQPSILLCRTDRPLDAKIKSKIAHFCNVDENCVITARDVDCIYEVPGLFHDEGLDDRVVEKLNIWTGAPNLGKWAKVVQTVKHPRETVRIAVVGKYVNLADSYKSLYEALVHGGIANECKVEVEYVDSEKIDPDDLPDGLERADGVLVPMGFGPRGTEGKIASVRLAREARIPFLGICFGMQMAVIEFARHVCGLTGANSSEVDEQTPHPVIHLMSGQRAVTRKGGTMRLGAYACVLREDSLAFRVYGKRKISERHRHRYEVNNDYRETLSRHGLVLSGLSPDEELVEVVELPDHPFFLASQFHPEFKSRPLDCHPMFRGFVKAALQHKADTARAPLLSAVSR, from the coding sequence ATGGCGAACGATCAGAATCGCACCAAGTTCATTTTCGTTACGGGCGGCGTCGTGTCGTCGATCGGCAAGGGGCTTGCCTCGGCCTCGATCGGCGCCCTGCTGGAAAGCCGCGGTTTGAAGGTCACCATCGTCAAGATGGACCCGTACATCAACGTCGACCCCGGCACGATGAGCCCCTTCCAGCACGGCGAGGTATTCGTCACCGACGATGGCGCCGAAACCGACCTCGACCTCGGTCATTACGAGCGTTTCCTGACTTCGCGCATGAGTCAGAAGAACAATTTCACCACCGGCCAGGTCTACGACCGCGTCATCGCCATGGAGCGCCGCGGCGAGTATCTGGGTGGGACCGTGCAGGTCATTCCGCACATTACCGACGAGATCAAACGGCGCATCATGGAGGCCGCCGAAGGGTACGACATCTGTATCGGCGAGGTCGGCGGCACCGTCGGCGACATCGAAGGGTTGCCGTTCCTCGAAGCGATCCGGCAGGTGCGCGGCGATCGCGGCCGCGAAAACGTGCTCTACGTCCACATTACGCTCCTGCCGTACATCAGCGCCGCCGGCGAGGTGAAAACCAAACCCACCCAGCACTCGGTCAAGGAACTCACCGGACTCGGAATCCAGCCGTCCATCCTGTTGTGCCGGACCGACCGTCCGCTCGACGCCAAGATCAAGTCGAAGATTGCCCATTTCTGCAACGTCGACGAGAACTGCGTCATCACGGCGCGCGACGTCGACTGCATCTACGAGGTGCCCGGCCTTTTCCACGACGAGGGACTCGACGATCGCGTCGTCGAGAAGCTCAACATCTGGACCGGGGCGCCGAACCTCGGCAAGTGGGCCAAGGTAGTGCAAACCGTCAAGCACCCGCGCGAGACGGTGCGGATCGCCGTCGTAGGCAAGTACGTGAACCTGGCCGATTCGTACAAGAGCCTTTACGAGGCCCTCGTGCATGGCGGTATCGCCAACGAGTGCAAGGTGGAGGTCGAGTACGTCGATTCCGAGAAGATCGATCCCGACGACCTGCCCGACGGCCTCGAGCGGGCCGACGGGGTGCTGGTGCCGATGGGATTCGGCCCGCGCGGCACGGAGGGCAAGATCGCCTCGGTGCGGCTGGCGCGCGAGGCTCGCATCCCGTTTCTCGGTATCTGCTTCGGCATGCAGATGGCGGTCATCGAATTCGCACGCCACGTCTGCGGCCTGACCGGGGCCAACTCCTCCGAAGTCGACGAGCAGACGCCGCACCCCGTCATTCACCTCATGTCCGGCCAGCGCGCCGTCACCAGAAAGGGCGGCACGATGCGCCTCGGCGCCTATGCGTGCGTGCTGCGGGAGGATTCGCTGGCGTTTCGGGTCTACGGGAAACGCAAGATCTCCGAACGCCATCGCCATCGCTACGAAGTGAACAACGACTACCGCGAGACGCTGTCGCGCCACGGCCTGGTGCTGAGCGGCCTGTCGCCGGACGAAGAACTGGTCGAGGTGGTCGAGCTGCCCGATCATCCGTTCTTCCTCGCCAGTCAGTTCCATCCGGAGTTCAAGTCCCGACCCCTCGACTGCCACCCGATGTTTCGGGGTTTCGTCAAGGCGGCCCTGCAACACAAGGCGGACACGGCGCGCGCGCCGCTGCTGAGCGCGGTGTCGCGGTAG